Proteins encoded in a region of the Mycteria americana isolate JAX WOST 10 ecotype Jacksonville Zoo and Gardens chromosome 9, USCA_MyAme_1.0, whole genome shotgun sequence genome:
- the IQCB1 gene encoding IQ calmodulin-binding motif-containing protein 1: MANAPSAGLAAADPRVLALAAQVTESREQDIPLLLLKLKGILNSASLGCEESKKIKQDIYDYGLTQYCMLVLRQDHSQLRGGWAAAAQLAEILSHCCVGLEVKEDPEEFYKKFLPSAIDNLLFLGRRLQARFIRAVKDEEKQDFLHWFQTVTDAICWLFGGHIRLAACVLQNDHFLQLLITDDVETAIIMMSLLHNILRVNSSVLLQVDEETLHSVLDELVYKLSSTTNPVIGNAVTKLLLLVAKFCKQLVKLLTARYKGLKGLLSKQWTGKGFDRDLNQLLDLLYLEQSNGKGEMQRRHQAACIIQAMWRGFQTRKRLKKLPQAVTTLQRSFRAKREQELQHLKKQKEDEALKLQMQLQRQRAMRLFHERQLALLEIIHASQVNKYMEELEGKSALTIQRFWRGYRARRNFHQQRQSLKEYKAAVVIQRAACKFLEKRRRRRPLSPWKDPKGLTDEQRLALQQKVDDYIKLHPASQMSEEMSKELHMQAQEKLAQFLLRSRLDQRAVQRRETLLAQVNTDVELLMNAPGLAETTEKDLDVFVSRSIPVATKARQSHNTMLKYTRWPWWKRLGDEFVEDDVIPDDALNAELGTLFIGGRKSF, encoded by the exons ATGGCCAACGCACCCAGCGCGGGGCTGGCAGCTGCGGACCCCCGGGTACTGGCCTTAGCTGCTCAGGTCACTGAGAGCAGAGAACAGGACATCCCCCTGCTACTTCTGAAGTTAAAGG GAATTTTAAATAGTGCTTCCTTGGGATGTGAAGAAtccaaaaaaattaagcaagatATATACGATTATGGTCTTACCCAGTACTGCATGCTGGTCCTTCGACAAGACCACTCTCAACTGCGTggaggctgggctgctgctgcccagctagCAGAGAtactaag TCATTGTTGTGTAGGACTAGAGGTGAAAGAAGATCCTGAGGAATTTTAcaagaaatttcttccttcagctaTAGACAACCTGCTGTTTTTGGGAAGACGCTTGCAAGCACGATTTATCCGAGCAGTCAAG gatgaagaaaaacaagattttttacACTGGTTCCAAACAGTAACTGATGCCATCTGCTGGCTGTTCGGTGGGCATATTCGACTAGCAGCATGCG tACTGCAAAATGATCACTTCCTGCAGTTGTTAATAACAGATGATGTTGAAACTGCAATTATAATGATGTCTCTTTTACACAATATTTTGAGGGTCAATAG ttctgtCTTGCTTCAGGTTGATGAAGAGACCCTTCACTCTGTTTTGGATGAACTTGTTTATAAGCTTTCATCTACCACCAATCCTGTCATAGGAAATGCTGTTACAAAACTGCTATTGTTGGTGGCAAAATTTTGCAAGCAGCTTGTGAAGTTACTCACAGCTCGCTACAAAG GATTAAAAGGGCTTTTAAGTAAACAGTGGACTGGCAAAGGATTTGACAGGGATCTCAATCAACTCTTGGACCTGCTGTACTTGGAACAATCcaatggaaaaggagaaatgcag AGGCGGCATCAAGCAGCTTGCATAATCCAGGCTATGTGGAGGGGATTTCAGacaaggaaaaggctgaaaaaactGCCCCAAGCAGTGACCACGTTACAGAGAAGCTTCAG AGCTAAACGGGAACAGGAgctgcagcatttaaaaaaacagaaggaagatgagGCTCTAAAACTGCAAATGCAACTTCAGAGACAGAGGGCCATGAGACTCTTCCATGAACGACAGCTGGCCTTACTGGAAATAATCCATGCCA GTCAGGTAAATAAGTACATGGAGGAATTGGAGGGGAAATCGGCATTAACTATCCAGAGATTCTGGCGAGGGTATAGAGCAAGAAGAAATTTTCATCAACAGAGACAATCTCTGAAGGAATATAAAGCAGCTGTCGTCATTCAGAGAGCA GCTTGTAAATTCTTGGAAAAACGAAGAAGGAGGAGACCTCTCTCTCCTTGGAAAGATCCCAAGGGACTGACTGATGAGCAGAGACTAGCTTTGCAGCAGAAGGTGGATGACTACATCAAATTGCATCCG GCTTCCCAAATGTCAGAAGAAATGAGTAAAGAATTACATATGCAGGCCCAGGAAAAGCTGGCACAGTTCCTGTTGAGGAGCAGACTGGATCAGAGAGCAGTGCAGCGGAGAGAGACATTACTGGCTCAGGTCAACACTGATGTGGAGCTGCTAATGA ATGCTCCAGGGTTAGCAGAGACGACAGAAAAAGATCTTGATGTCTTTGTGAGTCGATCAATCCCTGTAGCTACCAAGGCAAGACAATCCCACAATACTATGCTGAAATACACTCGCTGGCCATGGTGGAAGAGGCTTGGAGATGAGTTTGTGGAGGATGATGTCATTCCTGATGATGCTCTAAATGCAGAACTGGGAACTCTATTTATTGGTGGAAGGAAATCCTTTTAG
- the EAF2 gene encoding ELL-associated factor 2 isoform X1: MNGAVPSLFDPKERVLKLGESFEKQPRCAFHTVRYDFKPASIDMSCEGDLEVGKGEQVTITLPNIEGSTPPVTVFKGSKKPYLKECILIINHDTGECRLEKLSSNITVKKTRAEGSSKVQSRIEQQQQQMRATKVPNNVKNSPPKEKMFPSSPMDDIERELKAEASIMDQLSSSDSSSDSKSSSSSSSSSENSSSDSEDEEMKPSLPISMPYLQPQPTVSAIPQQAVPDKDASHNRSQESSGHMMNTLRNDLQLSESGSDSDD, encoded by the exons ATGAACGGAGCGGTCCCGTCGCTTTTCGACCCCAAGGAGCGGGTGTTGAAGCTGGGGGAGAGCTTCGAGAAACAGCCGCGCTGCGCCTTCCACACCGTCCGCT atGACTTTAAGCCTGCATCTATTGATATGTCCTGTGAAGGAGACCTTGAAGTTGGCAAAGGTGAACAGGTGACAATAACACTGCCAAATATTGAG GGCTCAACTCCACCAGTGACTGTGTTCAAGGGCTCAAAAAAGCCTTACCTAAAGGAATGTATCTTAATTATCAACCATGACACTGGAGAATGTCGCCTAGAGAAACTTAGTAGCAACATCACTGTGAAAAAAACCAG agctgaaggaagcagTAAAGTCCAGTCTCGCAtagagcagcaacagcagcaaatgcGCGCAACTAAGGTTCCAAATAATGTTAAAAATTCTCCaccaaaagaaaagatgtttccGTCTTCTCCTATGGATGATATTGAACGAG AACTAAAAGCAGAAGCCAGTATCATGGACCAGCTGAGTAGCTCTGACAGTTCATCTGACTCTAAAagttcttcatcctcttcatcaAGTAGTGAAAATAGTTCTAGTGATTCTGAAGACGAGGAAATGAAGCCCTCTCTTCCTATATCAATGCCGTATTTGCAGCCACAGCCTACTGTGTCTGCCATACCACAACAGGCTGTCCCTGACAAAGATGCCAGTCATAACAGATCCCAAGAGAGCAGTGGTCATATGATGAATACACTAC GAAATGACTTGCAGCTGAGTGAATCTGGAAGCGATAGTGATGACTGA
- the EAF2 gene encoding ELL-associated factor 2 isoform X2, with amino-acid sequence MSCEGDLEVGKGEQVTITLPNIEGSTPPVTVFKGSKKPYLKECILIINHDTGECRLEKLSSNITVKKTRAEGSSKVQSRIEQQQQQMRATKVPNNVKNSPPKEKMFPSSPMDDIERELKAEASIMDQLSSSDSSSDSKSSSSSSSSSENSSSDSEDEEMKPSLPISMPYLQPQPTVSAIPQQAVPDKDASHNRSQESSGHMMNTLRNDLQLSESGSDSDD; translated from the exons ATGTCCTGTGAAGGAGACCTTGAAGTTGGCAAAGGTGAACAGGTGACAATAACACTGCCAAATATTGAG GGCTCAACTCCACCAGTGACTGTGTTCAAGGGCTCAAAAAAGCCTTACCTAAAGGAATGTATCTTAATTATCAACCATGACACTGGAGAATGTCGCCTAGAGAAACTTAGTAGCAACATCACTGTGAAAAAAACCAG agctgaaggaagcagTAAAGTCCAGTCTCGCAtagagcagcaacagcagcaaatgcGCGCAACTAAGGTTCCAAATAATGTTAAAAATTCTCCaccaaaagaaaagatgtttccGTCTTCTCCTATGGATGATATTGAACGAG AACTAAAAGCAGAAGCCAGTATCATGGACCAGCTGAGTAGCTCTGACAGTTCATCTGACTCTAAAagttcttcatcctcttcatcaAGTAGTGAAAATAGTTCTAGTGATTCTGAAGACGAGGAAATGAAGCCCTCTCTTCCTATATCAATGCCGTATTTGCAGCCACAGCCTACTGTGTCTGCCATACCACAACAGGCTGTCCCTGACAAAGATGCCAGTCATAACAGATCCCAAGAGAGCAGTGGTCATATGATGAATACACTAC GAAATGACTTGCAGCTGAGTGAATCTGGAAGCGATAGTGATGACTGA